ACTTGGTCTATTTTTGTGTTGTGGTCtttgttcattttctttataATGACCCACAAAttgataaagaagaagaaaaaagaacaatgaATATAGGCCAGGTCGGGCTCAACCCTGCCCCAACGTAACTTTGACCTATCTTCATGGCTAAAGTATTTATGCCCAAACCCCTTTTGAGTCAAGGTGGGCTTGTGCTGACAAAGCCAAACTTGCACTACTACAAGGGCCATGTGACTTGTCAACTTTTCTTCcgttatgttttttattttgcaaaAGGTATTTCCGTGTGAGGGAATATGACACCTAGGCGTTCACAAGAACAAAGGGAGCACACGAAGTAGCATGAAGTGGGCATCGTTTTACATTTCGTGGGGCAGGGCGGTCATTTCCATCGCCATGTTGTAGGGGCTACGCTTCCAGGGAACCACTATCCCGGCGAGACAACTCTGTCCGCTGCACCCCCACGCCCAGCAAATACCCAACGTTGGTGGGAGGCGGACAGCGTTCTTCCTCCCTATTTTATATGTGAGGAAATTTCCAAGAACGCACACCCTAATTTAGGTTGACTTAGTGGCTAAAGTCAAGACTGCAACGCCGCGCCGCCTCGTCACCATGCTATGAACTTATGTGGAAGCAGCCCATCGAATCGAATGGTCCCACTACCGCATGAAATTCCACGTGGCCCACTTACATCATTAAAGCAAAAGCAGCACTtaactttaccaaaaaaaaaaaacagaactaAACAGTAAACATCCACATCCATCCTTGATCGAGGTGGCGCCGCCGCTCATATTTGCCTCTTCCCTCGGTTTGCTTCAGACGGTAGTAGCTGGAGTAGATTTGCGacacgaaaaaataaaaagaaaatggaatccCGGCGCCGAGAAGCAGAGATACAAGACACACAGCATACGAGTTGTCCTTCACCACCCAACGCCACCGGAATCTGCCGTAGCTGCGGCTGCGCCACCACTATCGAGCCGCCTCCAATATGGACAGAAATATCTCCCCCACCCGTCTACCGTCCCATCCGCGCTCCAGCCATTAACCTCCCTCCCAGCAACGCCCGAGAAGCCATAATCCTTGCCCCTGTTCCTCATTCCCAAAAGGTCCATACCGTTTCCCCTCCTTTCCTCTTTCAAACCCCCGTTAAGAAGATCCACTCCCTTGATGACATCCGCCACTTCCAAGACTCAGATTCCGGCAAAAatttcctcggcttcatcgtcgCCCTCAGCGAGTCCATCCGTGGTCACAAGGTTTCCGATCCCTGTCAtcaatcccaaaccctaaactctatcGTCTCTGTCCTCGAAACCCTCTTACGCTGGGTCGATGAAATCCCTCCGGTTCCCCAATCTTCTCGCTACGGTAATCTCTCCTTTAGGACTTGGCAGAGCCGCTTGGCTGAGAACGCGGAGTCCTTAATGCTTCAGTTCCTCCCAGATGATCTATCTTCCGCCACCGTTGAGATTATTCCTTATTTCATTGATAGTTTCGGCAATTTGAGCCGTATTGATTATGGAACGGGTCATGAGACCAACTTCGCGGCTTGGCTTTATTGCCTTGCTCGGCTAGAGCTTATTAAGGAAGAGGACTACCAGGCTATTGTTTCTCGGATCTTCGTCAAGTATCATGAGTTGATGAGGAAGTTGCAGACTGTTTACTGTCTCGAACCGGCTGGGTCGCATGGGGTGTGGGGTCTGGATGATTTCCATTTCTTGCCGTTTATATTTGGTTCTTCGCAGTTGATTGATCACAAGTATATGAAGCCGAAGTCGATCCATAACGAGGACATAATTGATAACTTCTCCAATGACTACCTCTATCTCTCCTGCATTGCTTTTATAAAGGAGGTCAAGAAGGGGCCTTTCGCTGAGCACTCGCCATTGCTCAACGACATTAGTGGCGTGCCCAACTGGAACAAGGTGAATAGCGGGTTGCTCAAGATGTACAAGGCCGAAGTGCTGGAAAAGGTTCCTATCATGCAGCATTTCTTATTTGGATGGCTCATCAAATGGTATGTCTTCTTTTCGTTTCTATTCGGAGTAGTTTAATTAGAGCATTGCTTTTGGACTAAGCTAGTTCATATAATTTGATCATTTTATCatgttgggacttgggattgTATTTAGGAAACCATTGTGCCCATAATTCGTTTCCTTGATTTTAATCCTATTTCATTTATTGAAATATACTTCTATCTAGAACCATTCTTCATGTTGAGAATCTGGAAACAGTGAAGGAAAATAAGAGATTTGTGAAGCTATTACATTAGAGGGAATGCTTGCTGTACACTCAATGGGTATTTACTGGTGTACTTGTCCAATATAACTGAAGCGCCAATAAATTCCCATGTTTTGTATGTCCAGAACATCAGGACCCACCCACCACTCAACTTCTCAAGGGAAGCTAAGTTACAAATCAAGATgaccagaatttttttttcacagtgTTGTTTGTTCTTCAAAGATACAATAGTTCTCTTCTTACACTCCTGTGAGTGTGGTTGAAAACATGTTGTTGATTACACAACAAAGCTGATTTTTAGCTGAGTTAATCTCTCAACTCTGATCCATCATAGAATGGGCTCCTGATCTTCTGTAACTGAAAGGCATGTGCTTGACATGGTACCTCTGAACATTCTGCTGGTCCTGCATTTTGGGCCAATTTGCTATACCAATACAGTTGAAAGGGTTTGGTTGTGATTGAACTGCATCTTAGGTACCTTAACATTGTTTATGAGGTTAGTCTCTTGAAGTCgtcgagattttttttttcctgatgacTTCTGAGTTACCTATCATCTATGCTGAAACTATGTGAAATGGCAGGGTTGAAGAAATAATCTGCGGTGGTGGAGCACCAAAATTGTAACATGGAAAATTTATGGTTAAATTTTAATTG
This genomic stretch from Macadamia integrifolia cultivar HAES 741 chromosome 2, SCU_Mint_v3, whole genome shotgun sequence harbors:
- the LOC122071096 gene encoding serine/threonine-protein phosphatase 2A activator-like isoform X1, yielding MESRRREAEIQDTQHTSCPSPPNATGICRSCGCATTIEPPPIWTEISPPPVYRPIRAPAINLPPSNAREAIILAPVPHSQKVHTVSPPFLFQTPVKKIHSLDDIRHFQDSDSGKNFLGFIVALSESIRGHKVSDPCHQSQTLNSIVSVLETLLRWVDEIPPVPQSSRYGNLSFRTWQSRLAENAESLMLQFLPDDLSSATVEIIPYFIDSFGNLSRIDYGTGHETNFAAWLYCLARLELIKEEDYQAIVSRIFVKYHELMRKLQTVYCLEPAGSHGVWGLDDFHFLPFIFGSSQLIDHKYMKPKSIHNEDIIDNFSNDYLYLSCIAFIKEVKKGPFAEHSPLLNDISGVPNWNKVNSGLLKMYKAEVLEKVPIMQHFLFGWLIKWE
- the LOC122071096 gene encoding serine/threonine-protein phosphatase 2A activator-like isoform X2; the encoded protein is MESRRREAEIQDTQHTSCPSPPNATGICRSCGCATTIEPPPIWTEISPPPVYRPIRAPAINLPPSNAREAIILAPVPHSQKVHTVSPPFLFQTPVKKIHSLDDIRHFQDSDSGKNFLGFIVALSESIRGHKVSDPCHQSQTLNSIVSVLETLLRWVDEIPPVPQSSRYGNLSFRTWQSRLAENAESLMLQFLPDDLSSATVEIIPYFIDSFGNLSRIDYGTGHETNFAAWLYCLARLELIKEEDYQAIVSRIFVKYHELMRKLQTVYCLEPAGSHGVWGLDDFHFLPFIFGSSQLIDHKYMKPKSIHNEDIIDNFSNDYLYLSCIAFIKEVKKGPFAEHSPLLNDISGVPNWNKVNSGLLKMYKAEVLEKVPIMQHFLFGWLIK